A segment of the Leclercia adecarboxylata genome:
GATTTCCAGTACTGGGTTAAGGCAGGCTCGTTGCCATTAATTGGATCCGACTCAGGAAACGGCAGCGCCACGATACGCGCCAGGATTGCCGGCGTTGCCGCCTGCTTACACAGATCGAACTCCATCCCCGGCGGATACGCCCCTACTACCTGAAAATCGAGCGTTGCAGATAAGCGGCAGTGCCCGGTTCCCGCAGGCAATAAAAGTGCGTCCCCGGCTTCGACCTCCATCTCTTCACCCCCAGGACCGCCAATCACCAGGCGCGCCGTTCCCCGGGCAACACCCAACACT
Coding sequences within it:
- a CDS encoding cupin domain-containing protein: MAAKNTITPRVLMLSARDWVPNNPHLPVLIYKGAISEGDFASQFEQRFADNGWPPQWRDGIFDYHHYHSTAHEVLGVARGTARLVIGGPGGEEMEVEAGDALLLPAGTGHCRLSATLDFQVVGAYPPGMEFDLCKQAATPAILARIVALPFPESDPINGNEPALTQYWKSPPFSG